From a single Methylosinus sp. H3A genomic region:
- a CDS encoding carbohydrate porin, whose product MKPKCLATLATLTLAYSCASPSAAADKPSETSAPPAFTWAGLHIGLNAGAGLPIVSGGALEAGSGFTSRAFDLPAPNRDRAGASFGAQIGYDWQHGPWVYGLETDLNFLGLRRASTGVFPAPAAYRPLGITAYGLTSDENGDYFASIRARLGYAVDRTLFYATGGVAAGGGRGASNLVFYDAGPLGLFFAPVSKSSRMKYAVGAGVEYALYDHLSARLEYVYLNQQLQNRVYDNNFSFQFAARQRSEAHVLRLGLNYRFDPQDEARGNEARSDEDKTADERGNESPSKDAEAKKRGAEKAKSADKGKEKEKNDEKSKNDEERYSFHGQTTAVLQGYPKFPALYSGSHSFPPKGLADAGTTSNLFFGMRLWRGAAVYLNPEIDMGYGLANSVGAASYVNGAVAKVGRAAPYMRFQRYFLRQIIGLDGGEKVEDPETGSFNEVLESTQNQLSGKVDKDRLILTIGKFSVPDIFDDNKYAHDPTTGFLNFGVNTLGAFDYAADSWGYTYGAALEWKQDWWTARGGLFQLSEIPNGPSIEPQIGRQFMGVAEFEARYDLFDQPGVIKFLAFADNGNLAKVQNAIDFAYLAGSFPPDVNNPWIRKRHVKVGGGVNVQQQLSKEIGFFLRASMSDGRFETVDYTDIDRSLSTGFTAAGALWGRDKDEIGGAMVFSGLAGPRVSYFDLGGTSVYIGDGGLSYAGEKVLETYYKYNVRDGVELTLDYQLIGNPAHNAARGPINIFGLRLHAQF is encoded by the coding sequence ATGAAGCCCAAATGCCTCGCCACTCTGGCGACGCTGACTCTCGCGTACAGCTGCGCGAGCCCGTCGGCGGCCGCCGACAAGCCGTCCGAGACCAGCGCCCCGCCCGCTTTCACCTGGGCGGGGCTGCATATCGGATTGAACGCCGGCGCCGGCCTTCCGATAGTGAGCGGCGGCGCGCTGGAGGCGGGCAGCGGCTTCACGAGCCGCGCCTTCGATCTCCCCGCGCCGAATCGTGATCGCGCCGGAGCGAGCTTCGGCGCGCAGATCGGCTATGACTGGCAGCACGGCCCCTGGGTCTATGGGCTCGAAACCGATCTGAATTTTCTGGGGCTTCGCCGCGCCTCCACCGGCGTCTTTCCGGCGCCCGCCGCCTATCGGCCGCTCGGGATCACCGCCTATGGGCTGACATCGGACGAGAACGGCGATTATTTCGCCAGCATTCGCGCCCGCCTCGGCTACGCCGTCGACCGCACGCTGTTCTATGCGACCGGCGGCGTCGCGGCCGGCGGCGGGCGCGGCGCGTCGAACCTCGTTTTCTATGACGCGGGGCCGCTCGGCCTCTTCTTCGCGCCGGTCTCGAAATCCTCGCGCATGAAATATGCCGTCGGCGCCGGCGTCGAATATGCGCTCTACGACCATCTCTCCGCGCGGCTAGAATATGTCTATCTGAACCAGCAATTGCAGAACCGCGTCTATGACAATAATTTCTCGTTTCAATTCGCTGCGCGCCAGCGCAGCGAAGCGCATGTGCTGCGGCTCGGCCTGAATTATCGTTTCGATCCGCAGGACGAAGCGCGCGGGAACGAAGCGAGGAGCGACGAGGACAAGACAGCCGACGAGCGCGGGAACGAGTCCCCGAGCAAGGACGCCGAAGCGAAAAAACGCGGCGCCGAAAAAGCGAAAAGCGCGGACAAGGGAAAAGAAAAAGAAAAGAACGACGAGAAGTCGAAGAACGACGAGGAGCGCTACAGCTTTCACGGCCAGACGACCGCCGTGCTGCAGGGCTATCCCAAATTCCCGGCGCTCTACTCGGGCTCGCACAGCTTTCCGCCCAAGGGCCTCGCCGACGCGGGCACGACGAGCAATCTCTTCTTCGGCATGCGGCTGTGGCGCGGCGCCGCCGTCTATCTCAATCCGGAGATCGACATGGGCTATGGCCTCGCCAATTCCGTCGGCGCCGCCTCCTATGTCAACGGCGCCGTCGCGAAAGTCGGACGCGCCGCCCCCTATATGCGCTTCCAGCGTTATTTCCTGCGCCAGATCATCGGTCTCGACGGCGGCGAGAAGGTCGAGGATCCCGAGACGGGCTCCTTCAACGAAGTGCTGGAATCGACGCAGAACCAGCTCTCCGGCAAGGTCGACAAGGATCGGCTGATCCTCACCATCGGCAAATTCAGCGTGCCTGATATTTTCGACGACAATAAATACGCCCACGACCCGACGACGGGCTTCTTGAACTTCGGCGTGAACACGCTCGGCGCCTTCGACTACGCCGCCGATTCCTGGGGCTACACCTATGGCGCCGCGCTCGAGTGGAAGCAGGATTGGTGGACCGCGCGCGGCGGCCTGTTCCAGCTCTCGGAAATTCCGAACGGCCCCTCTATCGAGCCGCAGATCGGCCGCCAATTCATGGGCGTCGCCGAATTCGAGGCGCGCTATGATCTCTTCGATCAGCCGGGCGTGATCAAATTCCTGGCCTTCGCCGACAATGGCAATCTCGCCAAGGTGCAGAACGCCATCGACTTCGCTTATCTCGCCGGCAGTTTTCCGCCGGATGTGAACAATCCATGGATTCGCAAGCGCCATGTCAAAGTCGGCGGCGGCGTCAATGTGCAGCAGCAGCTCTCCAAGGAGATCGGCTTCTTCCTGCGCGCCAGCATGTCGGACGGCCGCTTCGAGACGGTCGACTACACCGACATAGACCGCTCGCTCTCGACCGGCTTCACCGCGGCCGGCGCGCTCTGGGGCCGCGACAAGGACGAGATCGGCGGCGCCATGGTGTTCTCCGGCCTCGCCGGCCCGCGCGTGAGCTATTTCGACCTCGGCGGAACCAGCGTCTATATCGGCGACGGCGGCCTCTCCTACGCCGGCGAAAAAGTGCTGGAGACCTATTACAAATACAATGTTCGCGACGGCGTCGAGCTGACGCTCGACTATCAGCTCATCGGCAATCCCGCGCATAATGCCGCGCGCGGGCCGATCAATATCTTCGGCCTGCGGCTGCACGCGCAGTTTTGA
- a CDS encoding HupU protein, whose protein sequence is MTKARDDFTLLWLQAGSCGGCTMATLERGAAGWFEELRGFGIRLLWHPSVSEETGEEARAILARVERGETRLGALCIEGSILHGPEGTGLFNKLSGTGRSMLDWARALAPRAQYCVAVGSCASFGGVPAGAPDPTDASGLQYSGVDMGGALGPDYRSVKGLPVVNVSGCAPHPGWIMETLLALSLGRFTRADMDDYGRPRIFADHLAHHGCSRNEFYEFKASAEEFSERGCLMEHLGCKATQAVGDCNQRAWNGGGSCTQAGSTCIACTSPGFEATRGVHRTPKIGGIPVGLPLDMPKAWFVALAALSKSATPKRVRENARSDRIARGPTPGAEKKPGGEKKT, encoded by the coding sequence ATGACAAAGGCGCGCGACGACTTCACCCTGCTCTGGCTGCAGGCCGGCAGCTGCGGCGGCTGCACGATGGCGACGCTGGAGCGCGGCGCCGCCGGCTGGTTCGAGGAGCTGCGCGGCTTCGGCATCCGCCTCCTCTGGCATCCGAGCGTCAGCGAGGAGACCGGCGAGGAAGCGCGCGCCATTCTCGCGCGCGTCGAGCGCGGCGAAACGAGGCTCGGCGCGCTCTGCATAGAGGGCTCGATACTGCACGGCCCGGAGGGCACCGGCCTCTTCAACAAGCTCTCGGGCACCGGCCGCAGCATGCTCGATTGGGCGCGCGCCCTCGCGCCGCGCGCCCAATATTGCGTGGCGGTGGGCAGTTGCGCCTCCTTCGGCGGCGTGCCCGCCGGCGCGCCCGATCCGACCGACGCCAGCGGGCTGCAATATTCCGGCGTCGATATGGGCGGGGCGCTCGGGCCGGATTATCGCTCGGTCAAAGGGCTGCCGGTCGTCAATGTCTCCGGCTGCGCGCCGCATCCGGGCTGGATCATGGAGACGCTGCTCGCGCTTTCGCTCGGCCGTTTCACGCGGGCGGATATGGATGATTACGGCCGGCCGCGCATTTTCGCCGACCATCTCGCCCATCACGGCTGCAGCCGCAATGAATTCTACGAGTTCAAGGCCAGCGCCGAGGAGTTCTCCGAGCGCGGCTGTCTGATGGAGCATTTGGGCTGCAAGGCGACGCAGGCCGTGGGCGACTGCAATCAGCGCGCCTGGAACGGCGGCGGCTCCTGCACGCAGGCGGGCTCGACCTGCATCGCCTGCACCTCGCCGGGCTTCGAGGCGACGCGCGGCGTCCATCGCACGCCCAAGATCGGCGGCATTCCGGTCGGCCTGCCGCTCGACATGCCCAAGGCCTGGTTCGTCGCGCTGGCCGCGCTCTCCAAATCGGCGACGCCCAAGCGCGTGCGCGAGAACGCCCGCAGCGACCGTATCGCGCGCGGGCCGACGCCCGGCGCGGAGAAAAAGCCGGGCGGCGAGAAGAAGACATGA
- a CDS encoding nickel-dependent hydrogenase large subunit, with translation MSRIVIGPFNRVEGDLEVTLDVENGIVREARVSASLYRGFEQLLLGRPAGDALAIAPRICGICSVSQSLAAAAVLRAAQPIAPAPNGLIATNIAHAAENIADHLTHFYVFFMPDFARAAYAGRPWHEATEARFKAVSGAALREALPARARLLETMGLIAGKWPHSLAFRPGGVTRALALGDEMRLLALIADFRAFLERALFSAPLDAVIGLASARELDRFVEGAGAAGDFATFIRIARDLGLEEMGPGPGLLLTAGAYLGPEGHRFPAGLLDCATALLREPPLSRVEEDVSHAYMRDTAADPARAETLPDMRREGAYSFAKAPRLEGRAVEVGALARQAVAGHPLIRDLLARRGASNVFARIVARVLEIALLTRAMEDWTRALAPREPYCVADAPLADGPFVGFVEAARGTLGHWATFRDGQIERYQIIAPTTWNFSPRDAAGNPGPLEQALAGLAVGEEGATNVAVQHIVRSFDPCMVCTAH, from the coding sequence ATGAGCCGCATCGTCATCGGGCCGTTCAATCGCGTCGAGGGCGATCTCGAGGTGACGCTCGATGTCGAAAACGGAATCGTGCGCGAGGCGCGCGTCTCGGCCTCGCTCTATAGAGGCTTCGAGCAATTGCTGCTCGGCCGTCCCGCCGGCGACGCGCTGGCGATCGCCCCGCGCATCTGCGGCATATGCTCGGTCTCGCAATCTCTGGCCGCCGCCGCCGTGCTGCGCGCCGCTCAGCCGATCGCGCCGGCGCCAAATGGGCTCATCGCGACCAATATCGCCCATGCGGCCGAGAATATCGCCGACCATCTGACGCATTTCTACGTTTTCTTCATGCCGGATTTCGCCCGCGCCGCCTATGCCGGCCGGCCTTGGCACGAAGCGACAGAAGCGCGCTTCAAGGCCGTCTCCGGCGCGGCGCTGCGCGAGGCGCTGCCGGCGCGGGCGCGGCTGCTCGAGACGATGGGGCTGATCGCCGGCAAATGGCCGCACAGCCTCGCCTTCCGGCCCGGCGGCGTCACGCGGGCGCTGGCGCTCGGCGATGAAATGCGGCTCCTCGCTCTCATCGCGGATTTTCGCGCCTTCCTCGAGCGCGCGCTCTTTTCCGCGCCGCTCGACGCGGTGATCGGCCTCGCCTCGGCGCGAGAGCTCGATCGTTTCGTGGAAGGCGCCGGCGCGGCCGGAGATTTCGCGACCTTCATCCGCATCGCGCGCGATCTTGGCCTCGAGGAGATGGGGCCCGGTCCTGGCCTGCTGCTCACCGCCGGAGCCTATCTGGGGCCGGAAGGCCATCGCTTTCCCGCCGGCCTGCTCGACTGCGCGACCGCCCTGCTGCGCGAGCCGCCGCTCTCGCGCGTCGAGGAAGATGTCTCCCACGCCTATATGCGCGACACCGCCGCCGACCCCGCCCGCGCCGAGACGCTTCCCGACATGCGCCGCGAGGGGGCCTATAGTTTCGCCAAGGCGCCGCGGCTCGAGGGGCGCGCCGTCGAGGTCGGCGCATTGGCGCGCCAGGCCGTCGCCGGCCATCCGCTGATCCGCGATCTTCTGGCGCGGCGCGGCGCCTCCAATGTCTTCGCCCGCATCGTCGCGCGAGTTCTGGAGATCGCACTGCTGACGCGCGCGATGGAGGACTGGACGCGCGCGCTGGCGCCGCGCGAGCCCTATTGCGTCGCCGACGCGCCGCTCGCCGATGGACCTTTCGTCGGCTTCGTGGAGGCGGCGCGCGGGACGCTCGGCCATTGGGCGACCTTCCGCGACGGCCAGATCGAGCGCTATCAGATCATCGCGCCGACGACCTGGAACTTCTCCCCGCGCGACGCCGCCGGCAATCCCGGCCCGCTGGAGCAGGCGCTCGCCGGCCTCGCGGTCGGCGAAGAGGGCGCGACGAATGTCGCAGTGCAGCATATCGTGCGCTCCTTCGATCCTTGCATGGTCTGCACGGCGCATTGA
- a CDS encoding hydrogenase small subunit: MAAIETFYDVIRRQGVTRRSFTKFCSLTAASLGLGQTAATQMAQALETKPRIPVIWMHGLECTCCSESFIRSAHPLAKDVVLSMISLDYDDTIMAAAGHQAEAILEETKEKYKGKYILAVEGNPPLNEGGMFCIDGGKPFVEKLKWMAEDAMAIIAWGACASWGCVQAAKPNPTQATPIDKVIKDKPIIKVPGCPPIAEVMTGVVTFVTTFGRLPELDRQGRPKMFYSQRIHDKCYRRPHFDAGQFVEEWDDEAARKGHCLYKMGCKGPTTYNACSTVRWNGGVSFPIQSGHGCIGCSEEDFWDKGSFYDRLTKINQFGIEHNADEVGLAAAAVVGGAVAVHAGVTAVKRITTKHEG; this comes from the coding sequence ATGGCCGCCATCGAAACCTTCTACGACGTCATTCGTCGTCAGGGCGTCACGCGCCGCAGCTTCACGAAATTCTGCTCGCTCACCGCCGCGAGCCTCGGCCTCGGTCAGACCGCGGCGACGCAAATGGCGCAGGCGCTGGAGACCAAGCCGCGCATTCCAGTGATCTGGATGCATGGGCTCGAATGCACCTGCTGCTCGGAGAGCTTCATCCGCTCGGCGCATCCGCTCGCCAAGGACGTCGTGCTGTCGATGATCTCGCTCGACTATGACGACACGATCATGGCCGCCGCCGGACATCAGGCCGAGGCGATCCTCGAGGAGACGAAGGAAAAGTACAAGGGCAAGTATATTCTGGCCGTCGAGGGCAATCCGCCGCTGAACGAAGGCGGCATGTTCTGCATCGACGGCGGCAAGCCCTTCGTCGAAAAGCTGAAATGGATGGCCGAGGACGCCATGGCGATCATCGCCTGGGGCGCCTGCGCCTCCTGGGGCTGCGTGCAGGCGGCCAAGCCCAATCCGACGCAGGCGACGCCGATCGACAAGGTCATCAAGGACAAGCCGATCATCAAGGTGCCGGGCTGCCCGCCCATCGCCGAGGTGATGACCGGCGTCGTCACCTTCGTCACCACTTTCGGCAGACTGCCGGAGCTCGACCGGCAGGGCCGGCCGAAAATGTTCTATTCGCAGCGCATCCACGACAAATGCTACCGCCGCCCGCATTTCGACGCCGGCCAATTCGTCGAGGAATGGGACGATGAGGCGGCGCGCAAGGGCCATTGCCTCTATAAAATGGGCTGCAAGGGTCCGACCACCTACAACGCCTGCTCCACCGTGCGCTGGAATGGCGGCGTCTCCTTCCCCATCCAGTCCGGCCATGGCTGCATCGGCTGCTCGGAAGAGGATTTCTGGGACAAGGGCTCCTTCTACGACCGGCTGACCAAGATCAACCAGTTCGGCATAGAGCATAACGCCGATGAGGTGGGCCTCGCGGCCGCAGCCGTCGTCGGCGGCGCCGTCGCCGTCCATGCGGGCGTCACCGCGGTGAAGCGCATCACGACCAAGCACGAAGGGTAG
- a CDS encoding nickel-dependent hydrogenase large subunit — translation MGIQTPNGFNLDNSGKRIVVDPVTRIEGHLRVEVNVDKNNVIRNAVSTGTMWRGIEVILKGRDPRDAWAFTQRICGVCTGTHALTSVRAVENALGITIPENANSIRNMMQLALQVHDHLVHFYHLHALDWVDVVSALSADPKATSALAQSISDWPLSSPGYFKDLQIRLKKFVESGQLGPFKNGYWGHPAYKLPPEANLMAVAHYLEALDFQKEIVKIQTIFGGKNPHPNWLVGGVPCAINVDGNGAVGAINMERLNLVTSIIEQSIEFVEKVYVPDVLAIGSFYKDWLYGGGLSGKNVMAYGDIPEHANDFSPGNLGLPRGVILNGNLKEIFPVDHTDPEQIQEFVTHSWYKYPDETKGLHPWDGITDPHYKLGPAAKGTPTNIQELDEAGKYSWIKAPRWRGNAVEVGPLARYIVGYAQGKPEFKEPTDEFLKKLGVPVTALFSTLGRTAARALEAQWAVRKMEHFQNKLIANIKAGDSSTANIDKWNPQAWPKEAKGFGFTEAPRGALAHWIKVKDGKIENYQCVVPTTWNGSPRDPKGNIGTFEASLMDTPLADPQKPLEILRTIHSFDPCLACSTHVMSEDGQEMTKVTVR, via the coding sequence ATGGGCATTCAGACGCCGAACGGCTTCAATCTCGACAATTCCGGCAAGCGCATCGTCGTCGATCCGGTCACGCGCATCGAGGGTCATCTGCGCGTCGAGGTCAATGTCGACAAGAACAATGTGATCCGCAACGCCGTCTCGACCGGCACCATGTGGCGCGGCATAGAGGTCATTCTGAAGGGCCGCGATCCGCGCGACGCTTGGGCCTTCACGCAGCGCATCTGCGGCGTCTGCACCGGCACACATGCGCTCACCTCGGTGCGCGCGGTGGAGAACGCCCTCGGCATCACCATCCCCGAGAACGCCAACTCTATCCGCAATATGATGCAGCTGGCGCTGCAGGTTCACGATCATCTCGTGCATTTCTATCATCTGCATGCGCTCGATTGGGTCGATGTGGTCTCGGCGCTCTCCGCCGATCCCAAGGCGACCTCGGCTCTGGCGCAATCGATCTCCGATTGGCCGCTCTCCTCGCCCGGCTATTTCAAGGATCTGCAGATCCGTCTGAAGAAATTCGTCGAGTCCGGACAGCTCGGCCCGTTCAAGAATGGCTATTGGGGTCATCCGGCCTATAAGCTGCCGCCCGAGGCCAATCTGATGGCGGTCGCGCATTATCTCGAGGCGCTCGATTTCCAGAAGGAGATCGTGAAGATCCAGACGATCTTCGGCGGTAAGAATCCGCATCCGAACTGGCTGGTCGGCGGCGTGCCCTGCGCGATCAATGTCGACGGCAATGGCGCGGTCGGCGCGATCAATATGGAGCGCCTCAATCTGGTGACCTCCATTATCGAGCAGTCGATCGAGTTCGTCGAGAAGGTCTATGTGCCCGACGTGCTCGCCATCGGCTCCTTCTACAAGGATTGGCTCTATGGCGGCGGCCTCTCGGGCAAGAATGTCATGGCCTATGGCGACATTCCCGAGCACGCCAACGACTTTTCCCCCGGCAATCTCGGCCTGCCGCGCGGCGTGATCCTCAACGGCAATCTGAAAGAGATTTTCCCGGTCGATCATACCGATCCGGAGCAGATCCAGGAGTTCGTCACCCATTCCTGGTACAAATATCCGGACGAAACCAAGGGCCTGCATCCTTGGGATGGAATCACCGATCCCCATTACAAGCTGGGCCCGGCGGCCAAGGGCACGCCGACCAATATTCAGGAGCTGGACGAAGCCGGCAAATATTCCTGGATCAAGGCCCCGCGCTGGCGCGGCAACGCCGTCGAGGTGGGGCCGCTGGCGCGCTATATCGTCGGCTACGCCCAGGGCAAGCCGGAGTTCAAGGAGCCGACCGACGAGTTTTTAAAGAAGCTCGGCGTTCCGGTCACGGCGCTGTTCTCGACGCTCGGCCGCACGGCGGCCCGCGCGCTCGAGGCGCAATGGGCGGTGCGCAAGATGGAGCACTTCCAGAACAAGCTGATCGCCAATATCAAGGCCGGCGATTCCTCCACCGCCAATATCGACAAATGGAACCCGCAGGCCTGGCCGAAGGAGGCCAAGGGCTTCGGCTTCACCGAGGCGCCGCGCGGCGCGCTCGCCCATTGGATCAAGGTGAAGGACGGCAAGATCGAGAATTATCAATGCGTCGTGCCGACCACATGGAACGGCAGCCCGCGCGATCCCAAGGGCAATATCGGCACCTTCGAGGCCTCGCTGATGGACACGCCGCTCGCCGATCCGCAAAAGCCGCTCGAAATTTTGCGCACGATCCATTCGTTCGACCCCTGCCTCGCCTGCTCGACCCATGTGATGAGCGAGGACGGACAGGAGATGACGAAAGTCACGGTTCGCTGA
- the cybH gene encoding Ni/Fe-hydrogenase, b-type cytochrome subunit has translation MTEATQVHGVLDSHGEKAAELQSVYVYEAPVRLWHWINAAAIVVLATTGYFIASPLPSTPGEASSQFLMGYIRFAHFSAGYVLAVALLMRIYWAFVGNEHAKQIFYLPVWDRQWLSGVLYEARWYAFLVKQPKKYIGHNPLGHLIMFFFMLLLTFLVVTGFALYSEGEGRDSWQYKLFGWVFLIWPNSQDVHTWHHLAMWGVILFVIIHIYTAVREDIVSRQSLISSMVSGERVFRDEADK, from the coding sequence ATGACCGAGGCGACGCAAGTCCATGGCGTTCTGGACAGCCACGGCGAGAAAGCCGCGGAACTGCAGAGCGTCTATGTCTATGAAGCGCCGGTGCGGCTATGGCACTGGATCAATGCCGCGGCGATCGTCGTGCTGGCGACGACGGGCTATTTCATCGCCTCGCCCTTGCCCTCGACGCCCGGCGAGGCGAGCTCGCAATTCCTGATGGGCTACATCCGCTTCGCGCATTTCTCGGCGGGCTATGTGCTGGCCGTGGCCCTGCTGATGCGCATCTATTGGGCCTTTGTCGGCAATGAGCACGCCAAGCAGATTTTCTATCTGCCGGTGTGGGACCGCCAATGGCTGTCGGGCGTTCTCTACGAGGCGCGTTGGTACGCCTTTCTCGTGAAGCAGCCGAAGAAATATATCGGGCATAATCCGCTCGGCCATCTCATCATGTTCTTCTTCATGCTGCTGCTGACCTTCCTGGTGGTGACGGGCTTCGCGCTCTACTCGGAGGGGGAGGGGCGCGACAGCTGGCAATATAAATTGTTCGGCTGGGTGTTCTTGATCTGGCCGAACAGCCAGGACGTCCACACTTGGCATCATTTGGCCATGTGGGGCGTCATTCTCTTCGTCATCATCCATATCTACACCGCGGTGCGCGAGGATATCGTGTCGCGCCAGAGCCTCATCTCCTCGATGGTCTCCGGCGAGCGCGTGTTCCGCGACGAGGCCGACAAGTGA
- a CDS encoding HyaD/HybD family hydrogenase maturation endopeptidase translates to MRTLILGIGNILWADEGFGVRVVEEFHARYETGPDVTVLDGGTQGLYLVQFVEACDQLLVFDAIDYGLEPGTLRIVRDSEVPRFMGAKKMSLHQTGFQEVLSAADLLGRYPSRLALIGCQPQDLEDWGGPLTAPVATAIEPALAAALETLKEWGVELRPRARSAETFQRLLAHDLDQNAYERRLDGADEETRP, encoded by the coding sequence ATGCGCACTCTCATTCTCGGCATAGGCAATATTCTCTGGGCGGACGAAGGCTTCGGCGTCCGCGTCGTCGAGGAATTCCACGCGCGCTATGAAACCGGCCCCGATGTGACCGTGCTCGACGGCGGCACGCAGGGCCTCTATCTCGTGCAATTCGTCGAAGCCTGCGACCAGCTTCTCGTCTTCGACGCGATCGATTACGGCCTCGAGCCCGGAACCTTGCGCATCGTGCGCGACTCAGAGGTTCCGCGCTTCATGGGCGCGAAAAAGATGAGCCTGCATCAGACCGGCTTTCAGGAGGTGCTCTCCGCCGCCGATCTGCTCGGCCGCTATCCGTCGCGCCTCGCGCTCATCGGTTGCCAACCGCAAGACCTCGAGGACTGGGGCGGCCCGCTGACGGCGCCGGTCGCCACCGCGATCGAGCCGGCGCTCGCTGCGGCGCTCGAAACGCTCAAAGAATGGGGCGTGGAGCTCCGCCCGCGAGCGAGAAGCGCGGAAACATTCCAACGCTTGCTGGCGCATGACCTCGACCAAAACGCTTATGAGAGGCGCCTCGACGGCGCCGATGAGGAGACGAGACCATGA
- a CDS encoding HypC/HybG/HupF family hydrogenase formation chaperone yields MCVGFPMTVIEGDAFGALCERRGERRPVSMALVGAQPPGTKVLVHIDSAIRVLDPLEAAQIDDALDAVEKALAGENVDHLFADLVDREPQLPDFLRK; encoded by the coding sequence ATGTGCGTCGGCTTTCCCATGACGGTGATCGAAGGCGACGCCTTCGGAGCGCTGTGCGAGCGCCGGGGCGAGAGACGCCCCGTGTCCATGGCGCTCGTCGGCGCGCAGCCGCCCGGGACGAAAGTGCTGGTGCATATCGATTCGGCGATCCGCGTTCTGGACCCGCTCGAGGCCGCGCAGATCGACGACGCGCTCGACGCCGTGGAAAAAGCGCTCGCCGGCGAGAATGTCGATCACCTCTTCGCCGATCTCGTCGACCGCGAGCCGCAGCTGCCGGATTTCCTGAGAAAATAG
- a CDS encoding hydrogenase accessory protein: MSGSLQLALSEKAGVTLLDETTIDAFLAPSPGAPAHTLLFFGGDPQQRSETHDVAIIFPQLIETFADRLRAAIVAPAAEKALEARFSVCVYPSLVVTYGRETLGVLPKVYDWAEYLSRIEALLQLQTPPAKEPRVRITFTEGETSS; encoded by the coding sequence ATGTCCGGGTCGTTGCAGCTGGCGCTGAGCGAGAAAGCCGGCGTCACTCTGCTGGACGAGACTACGATCGACGCCTTTCTCGCGCCCTCGCCCGGCGCGCCCGCGCATACGCTGCTCTTCTTCGGCGGCGATCCGCAGCAGCGCAGCGAGACCCATGATGTGGCGATCATCTTTCCGCAGCTGATCGAAACCTTCGCCGATCGCCTGCGCGCCGCAATTGTCGCACCGGCCGCCGAAAAGGCGCTCGAAGCGCGCTTCAGCGTCTGCGTCTATCCGAGCCTCGTCGTGACCTATGGGCGCGAGACGCTCGGCGTGCTGCCGAAAGTCTATGATTGGGCGGAATATCTCTCGCGGATCGAGGCGCTGCTGCAATTGCAGACGCCGCCCGCGAAAGAGCCGCGCGTGCGCATCACCTTCACCGAAGGGGAAACGAGCTCATGA
- a CDS encoding hydrogenase expression/formation protein — translation MKAGFWISPEGSDDAMTVMPIGYDAEAETKRSVISFLATASGEQAVAECPRTAALLPQLADALRAQRADAPSRLFDITDYEEKERELMGQVLGEGEVSGLAVLPDGVTAQIQEATMAGLWRVRFSDAEGRLSADYLEIAAIPHVVERAAGFTAERLTIGAEPEGAMNVMPMLAEIDARMRAHRPGDPSHVVNFSLLPVSEIDMEHLQQTLGNGPVQLISHGYGSAKITATGARHVWSVQFFNAMGTIILDTLEIGDTPAAACAADEDFHDSAERLREIHEAYFT, via the coding sequence ATGAAAGCCGGATTCTGGATCTCGCCGGAGGGCTCCGACGACGCGATGACGGTGATGCCGATCGGCTATGACGCCGAGGCGGAGACCAAACGCAGCGTCATCTCTTTTCTGGCGACGGCGAGCGGCGAGCAGGCCGTCGCCGAATGCCCGCGCACGGCCGCGCTGCTGCCGCAGCTCGCCGACGCGCTTCGAGCGCAGCGCGCCGACGCCCCCAGCCGACTGTTCGACATCACCGATTATGAGGAGAAAGAACGCGAGCTGATGGGCCAAGTGCTCGGCGAGGGCGAGGTGAGCGGCCTCGCCGTCCTCCCCGACGGCGTCACCGCGCAAATACAAGAGGCCACTATGGCGGGCCTGTGGCGCGTCCGCTTCTCCGACGCCGAAGGCCGGCTCTCCGCCGATTATCTCGAGATCGCCGCCATACCTCATGTCGTCGAGCGCGCTGCAGGCTTCACCGCGGAACGGCTGACGATCGGCGCGGAGCCCGAGGGCGCCATGAATGTCATGCCCATGCTCGCAGAGATCGACGCCCGCATGCGCGCGCATCGGCCCGGGGATCCTTCCCATGTCGTCAATTTCTCGCTGCTGCCCGTGTCGGAGATCGATATGGAGCATCTGCAGCAGACGCTCGGCAACGGCCCCGTGCAACTGATCTCGCACGGCTATGGCTCGGCCAAGATCACCGCGACCGGCGCGCGCCATGTCTGGTCGGTGCAGTTCTTCAACGCCATGGGCACGATCATCCTCGACACGCTGGAGATCGGCGACACGCCGGCGGCCGCGTGCGCCGCCGACGAAGATTTCCACGATTCGGCGGAGCGTCTGCGCGAAATTCACGAGGCCTATTTCACATGA
- a CDS encoding rubredoxin has translation MSDEALRDIAPDARMECGVCWHVYDPAEGDPVWQVPPGVAFADLPRDWRCPECDAPREKFLRCDT, from the coding sequence ATGAGCGACGAAGCGCTTCGCGATATCGCGCCCGACGCGCGCATGGAATGCGGCGTTTGCTGGCATGTGTATGACCCCGCCGAGGGCGATCCCGTCTGGCAGGTGCCGCCCGGCGTCGCCTTCGCCGATCTTCCGCGAGACTGGCGCTGCCCCGAATGCGACGCGCCGCGCGAGAAGTTCCTGAGGTGCGACACTTGA